A stretch of Bacteroidales bacterium DNA encodes these proteins:
- a CDS encoding protein-export chaperone SecB: MENLQFQFKGFKILRSLIEKKEGNPSQFLIEFEPSGAINKKDSCFQLFLKVLIEDKKKVFKVEITSMASFHFSNKIEKKQLNNLFYINAPAMLFPYLRAYISTLTNLSGYDPVNLPTLNISSLGKKLEENTKEINKVSPVKKQNANKK; the protein is encoded by the coding sequence TTTACAATTTCAATTTAAAGGATTTAAGATACTGCGTTCTTTGATAGAGAAAAAAGAAGGCAATCCTTCTCAGTTTCTGATAGAATTTGAACCTAGCGGAGCTATCAATAAAAAAGATTCATGTTTTCAATTATTTTTAAAAGTTCTTATAGAAGACAAGAAAAAGGTTTTTAAGGTTGAAATAACATCAATGGCAAGTTTTCATTTCAGCAATAAAATTGAAAAGAAACAACTGAATAACCTGTTTTATATAAATGCACCTGCTATGTTATTCCCGTATTTAAGGGCGTATATTTCCACTTTAACAAATCTGTCCGGCTATGATCCGGTTAATTTGCCAACTTTGAATATAAGCAGTTTGGGCAAAAAACTTGAGGAAAACACAAAAGAAATTAACAAAGTTAGTCCGGTAAAAAAACAAAATGCAAATAAAAAGTAG